Genomic window (Actinomycetota bacterium):
GGCGCTGACCATCCGCGAGGTCAACGTCGGCGACCGGTACCTGATCTGCTCCGACGGCCTGTCCGGGGTGGTGTCCGCGGAGGTCATCGCCGAGACCCTGGCCAACCCCGATCCGGCCGCGGCGGCGGACGACCTGGTCCAGCTCGCCCTGGTGGGCGGCGGGCCGGACAACGTCACCGTCATCGTCGCCGACGTGATGGACATCGGCAGCGGGGACGGGCTGGCGCCGGTGGCGGCGGAGCCGACCGATCCGGAGGCGACCGGGCCGATCGGTCAGCTCGCATCGATCCGGATGACGGCCGAAATGCCGCGCATCCCGCTGCCCGGGATTCCGGAGGACGCGCCGGCGCCCCCCGACTACATGCCGCCGGACGAGGACATCACCGCGCCTATCGCCACGGCCGGGGCGGGTCCGGACGGTCCGCCCGCCCGGCGTCGTCGCCGCCGAACCACGATCATCCTGGTCAGCGTGGTGGTCGTGCTGGGCGTCGTCGGGCTCATCGGCTCGATCCTGTGGGTGCGCAGCCAGTACTTCGTCGGCGAGGACGCCGGTCAGGTCGTCGTCTACCGCGGGGTGGACGGGTCCGTGCTCGGCTTGCGGCTATCCAGCGTGCAGGAGGGTTCCTGCGAGCCGGGACTGAACGGCTGCACGCCGCTGATGGTCGAGGATCTGGTCCCCGCAGCCCGGGACCAGGTGCTGGCCGGCATCCGCGCCGGCGACCTGGACGACGCGCGGGCCGTCATCGTCCGGCTGGCCGGCCAGATGCTCCCGCCCTGCCCGACCGAGTCGACCGTTCCCACCACGGGCACGATCACGACCGCTCCCACCAGCGCGAGCCCGACGGCCCGGCGCACGGTGTCCGGCGCACCCGGCTCGGGCATCCCCGGCTCCGCCACCGCGACGGTCCCGGTGCCCACCTCGGGAACAGCGGCCACCGGGTCCGGCTCGGTGGGGGGGACCCCGGTACCCACCGCGTCCCCGTCCCCGGCGACGCCGACCTCGACGGGGACCCCGCTGTCCACGCGCGCGCCCGAGCCCGGCGTGACGTGCCGGGTGGTCAAGTGATCCGGCGGCGGGGGAAGGCGGCAGCCGGCGGCCGGTTCACCCGGACGGGCCGGATGGCGGAGTTCTGGATGCTGGTCTTCGCCGCGGTGGTGGTCACCTCGGCGCTGGTGATCGTCGAACTCAACCAGAGCCGCACGCTGACCTGGAGCCTGGCCTACTACGGAGGCGGCTATCTCCTCGCGTTGGCGATCGCGCACCTGCTGGTCCGCCGGTACGCGCCCTACGCCGACCCCTTGCTGCTGCCGGTCGTGGCGCTGCTCAACGGGATCGGCCTGGTGATGATCTACCGGCTCGATCTGGCCCGGCAGATCAGCGCGATCAACCGGGGTGAGGAGGTGCCAACCCCACAGACCTCGCTGCAGCTGGTGTGGACCGGCGTCGCCCTGGTGTTCTTCCTGGT
Coding sequences:
- a CDS encoding PP2C family serine/threonine-protein phosphatase, with the protein product MTHQLVYAARTDRGLVRASNQDAVYAGDRLLVVADGMGGHAAGDMASRLVVNAFVPLDDRDPGGDLLRALARATREGNRSISQVVHENPELDGMGTTVTALLFDGGRLGMAHVGDSRAYLYRSGVLHQLTHDDTFVQSLIDDGRITQEEASHHPQRSLLLRALNGTEVDPALTIREVNVGDRYLICSDGLSGVVSAEVIAETLANPDPAAAADDLVQLALVGGGPDNVTVIVADVMDIGSGDGLAPVAAEPTDPEATGPIGQLASIRMTAEMPRIPLPGIPEDAPAPPDYMPPDEDITAPIATAGAGPDGPPARRRRRRTTIILVSVVVVLGVVGLIGSILWVRSQYFVGEDAGQVVVYRGVDGSVLGLRLSSVQEGSCEPGLNGCTPLMVEDLVPAARDQVLAGIRAGDLDDARAVIVRLAGQMLPPCPTESTVPTTGTITTAPTSASPTARRTVSGAPGSGIPGSATATVPVPTSGTAATGSGSVGGTPVPTASPSPATPTSTGTPLSTRAPEPGVTCRVVK
- a CDS encoding FtsW/RodA/SpoVE family cell cycle protein, translated to MAEFWMLVFAAVVVTSALVIVELNQSRTLTWSLAYYGGGYLLALAIAHLLVRRYAPYADPLLLPVVALLNGIGLVMIYRLDLARQISAINRGEEVPTPQTSLQLVWTGVALVFFLVVLLVVRDHTVLQSYAYTLALVGVVFLAIPAVLPSSLSEVNGAQIWIRVPGLFSIQPAEFAKIALIIFAAAFLVSKRTVLSTAGKKIFGLVLPRARDLGPLV